The nucleotide window ctttttaaaaaaaggaacacTTTCTTTTAGTACTCATTCCGGTGGTAAATTAGCTACGATCTGTAaaatttattacattttgtaatttaaaactattttttcacaagGAAACAAAAGCAACGGGAGCAGCGTCATTTAGTTACTAGctttaaaaagacaataaatACTTCTAAAAAGACTTGGTTGTAACTTCAACTAGGGTTATGTGCAATAACATTGCATAAAGaatatagttagctagctagttcaaaaaagtttaatgtttattttattagtaAGCTAATACCGttgatttaattattttttctctaaaTCTTAAAACCTTTCTTGGAAGAGTTTTCGTAAACAacttaaattgataaacaatTCTTAAAACAGAGTTCTCTATATCAAGAATGCTAACTTTTGATCGAGTAGAGTTAGTGTTGACATTGTAactatttgttttaaaagcatATGACAGTAACAATGGCGGATCTGTCAATCAAATAACTTCCTAGAAAGGTCTAAGTATAAGAAACCATGGGTTTACAACGATCAACTATACATTTCCAGCAGCAGCAAGAAAAGGGTAACTTTTAAATGTCTATCATCTGCAGAAGGTAAGTGATAGGAAAATTGATTACAGTATAAGATAAATTAGTTTTTGAATTCAATAACATTGCCAATGTACCATCTCCCTCTCCCTTTTATTGTTTTGAAGGTAGTAAGGAGAAAGTTCGGCTGCTACGCTTATGGTTCAAAAGTGATTCTCACAAACTACTTAGCTATTTTTTAAAGACAAGCATATCTGAATTATACGGAgcatgaataaatttttttttagaattcaaCAAAATGCATGTTACGGAGAGAAAATCATAATTATAAAACGACGTACGAGCTTTTTCCTCATATAAAAATGCTAATAAGCTACCTGCGTTTGTCGTTAGTATTTTTGTTACATGTAGCGTAGTGAGTTTTTGCGTTTCCCAGTTCTCACAACTTTGGATCAAATTCTCATCACTGTCTGGAGATATGGTAGGACTGGACATGCATTTTGTTTCTATTATTGTGAACGTAAGATGGCAAAATACGAACAGACAGTCTTCTTCTCTgcttttaaaaatctaaaaaaaaagatttaataacAATTATGCGCTTAGTACACGCATCTTGCAAGATATCGCAACAACGTTATAATCTCTGATGGATGAAACTATGTACTTTTGTAAGAGCTTTTATCATctgtataataatacgccagttccgtgtgtctgtaacaggcaaagtggatgtgttatTTTTCCTAAAGGAACAGCCGCGGTAACATGTCACTTGCTAAACTTTGATTTTTGTTCtgtcttttgtgtgctttttcaaattgatctaaaattcttgttttaaaaaagtcacggttaatttattttattgttctcatataaaaatgtttgtataatgatgtaaactttattacacaaaagtcacgggtaattaatttttattaatcccttaagcacgtgtctattgttatatgaaaaacatattggttttatttattcccgcttgaatggaattaacaacaaaacgttttgacgaaaaggacaatgaattttatggttGATTTCGCTCACTATTTCGCTGTTTTCTTATTTGGTAtctatagtggatttttccacgggactaAATACTAGTATAGAAATAACAAGATATGCTACCAAGTATATCATTTTACTTACGATTATAGCTCGTTAGTTTATACAGCTCGCAAAAGTAATGTCACAAAGCTAGTCTTTGATAGATGCAACTATATTTTGTAGAATCGAGCATTCTCGCTATGAAGATTGGCTGTGCAAAAATGTCGCTGGTTATCACGCTTTTGTTCGAATATGTATTTGCTTTACGAAATAGTAAGTTTGGTTTTATACGTAATATCAAGGAGAGAAAAGACGTAAACTTATAAAATAATGACAACCTTTTCTAAACTTTACCTTTATTTTACcgcaaagaaattaaaataaaatctataAAACAGCTGAGCTCCTCTATATGGTATATTGAAAACACTATTTATGCATTTATGTAAACAACACTAaagtattattttaaattatcaagATGTTTTTTTGATTGTCAATAAAGTTAAGTTCAATTCAATTTTTTGTAGgtgtaatgtttaatttatTGTTCTTAGTTTATAATGGTTTGTAACTAACGTTTTAATGTCACTGTAAAAGTCCCTAAAATTTTAGGCACTCCAgtaaaagcaaaacaattaGCCAACCTTTTTGCGCATAAGCAAAAACATGAAATATAGCCAATGTTTtagatttttctgatttttgtcAGATAACCTCTGTTCGTTCTTCTACAATCATGTCCAAAAATTAATGGAAAAACTgcttttgaggcttttttcagagttttcCCCTCTACCCCTTACGGTCAgttttgattttgtgttgatttgtgccccaaaatactgccggcgactctgaaaaagacctccaaccaacactgaagagtggggggagggggagagtggtttttccaaaactattatgaacatgattgtctcTAAAATTTGAGACGTTTTTTTAAGTggcttattttataaaaccttTTGTAATGCGTTTGTGTTGGCTGAATTAAGGACAAGTACTACTGTGTCATTCCTTGTACTGTgcatgcagagctggttggTTTTCTTGTTCCATAAACTAGGTTCCAGGCTTCCTATTGTCTGTTTGTTTCTTATTGTTTGTCGTATGTGGCAAGAGCTTATATATGCTTATATATTATGTATACATGactaaaatttttctttatataacaTAGACACTTCGTAATATAAAAGAAATGGAGAACACAGACGTTCTACACACGTTCCGCACACGTTTCACTCAAGTTCCATTGTCAAGTCAAGTTGTCAAGTCATCAAAGCAAAATTTTGGCTCTAAACAAGGGGAAccccttttcaattttttatgtcatttacagacaatcatgttcataaattaatggaaaaacttttgaggcttttttcagagttttcCCCTCTATCCCTGcagtcagtgttgattttgtgttgatttgtgccccAGAATATTGCCGGCGACTCCCAACCAACACTGAAGAGTGGGAGGAAGGGAaaagtggtttttccaaaactaatatgaacatgattgtagtaAAAATCACCAACATGAGATTGACACATAGCAACATAGTCAGCCAAAGTTTTCTTTTCTAAGTTGAAATACATTCATGCTCTCATTGCACACACTTTTCTTATAGAGAAAATCCTGGAAATAGATTGCACTAAACACAAATATGCATACTTTTCTACACCTGATGTTCTCTCAATGCTGGTATGTTATAACGGTACACAGCATATTGTTGAATGTCCTCCATATCAATTGTATATTCCTGGTTTCCCACACTGCACCAGTGCAGCAAAATACAGTaagtttaagttttttttcttttctaaatatGAAATTCCTGCTACAGTTTTTTCTTAAGAtttcaaaaaacttaaaaattattcTTGATAAAATTAAGTTAATGTGTAAATTTGAAATTCCAAGCATAATTAAAACGGAATTTTTTACCTGTTACTGATTACAACGTTCAAAGAAATTTTAGTCACAATTTCATGTACAAACCAATACTTAAGGCTAAAAGATGTTTGGAACTAAACCAAACACAATTTTCAGCAATACTGAATAAAATTGAGACACAAGTAGCTATACCAGAGAGGTGATAGCGTGTCCTTAGCAGGGAAGTCGTTAATATGTAACTATTTGCTCAGCAGACTTAATACGGTGTAACCGTCAATAAGTACTCCCCTGAAATAAGTACTCCCCTGAAATAAGTACTCCCCGAGCACTTATTTTCTGGAAATAAATACTGCACCAGTACTTATATACTAGGAAATAACTACTCCCTCTAGGAAATAAGTGCTTCCCTGTTTTCTGACAAGATACTGGGGGAGTATTTATTTCCCTAGAAAAAAGTACTGTGGCTGTCCATTGCTATTTAAATTGCATCGAATCTTCAAGCCATTCGAATGTTTTGTTATGGTAAGATGTGAATTTAAACATTATCGAGAACTATAATTGGAATGGAAAGTATCCAAAAGAGATGACAAACAAAGGACTGAAAAGGAATTTTAGAAAATTGTGTGAGCATTTTTCAATTGTGGATGGTCATTTGACATACAAACATAATCGAAGATGTGTAGTCTTCCGGAGGTGAATGGTTAGAAACACTTCTTAGTCTTACTTGATTGCTTTTCAAAATGGTCGGAAGTCAAACCTGTCGAAGATAAAAGTGCTCCCACTGTCGCTAGATTTTTGTGTGAAGTGATGTGCCGCCACGGCACATCACTTCACACAAAAATACATTGCTTAACTTAACAGGTACTGATCAACAAAAAACTTTAGTCTACCACCCACAATCAAATGGCCTATGCGAGAGACAAAATAGAACACTAAAAGATTCATTAGTAAAAGTTTTGAAAGAGAATCCATCAAAATGGCCTGACGTTATTAAAGGTGCTCTTTTCGCGCACGGTGTGAGGAAtcacttttcaactaatttttgTTACTGTACAACCGCCAACCCACCCTACGGATTGGTATCAAGTATGACCTAATCAAGGAGTCTATCGAAGCCGATGATCCCTATGATTTCCAAAAATTTAGAGCAGTTTTAGGTTTAAGTTCTAGAATgccaaaatatcaaaaatacccAAAAGAAGCAGCGAAAGCCTAAACTAAACCACACAACAATCCTAAATGGAAGTTACAAATTGGTTCAAAGGTACTTCgtcagaataataataataataataataataataaatatttaaagtggctagcccagaaaatcacaaaaacctatagttagtggattgtttccactgggggccactagaacaaaaaagaaacaaaaaatgataaaccttagactgcctcagctcaatcaaacatagtaacatttataatctgtgaaaattgaaaagaaaaagaataaaaaacaaaaattaaaaagttaaaaagtgatctccattagaatttgccaaatacattcgagatggaagtcttaaacgaaagcagacttccatcacaggtcacttggtctggaagattattccacacttttgcagctctaaatgggaaggcttttttgccaaattccgtgttgaccaagggaagtgtgaacctgttttttgaagctcctcttgtttgatgattatgacagttttttgtcaaaaggaattttgagcgcatgtaatcaggagcaatgtgattcatggctttgaaaactaatatggcatcgtttttgatgagtaaattattcattgaatattccctctctttcccaagaaaggtacggacacattttaatcgtttttctagttttcccaatctaccttgggtggcacaagcccatgccgaggagcagtagtggaaatatggcatgacaagtgcattaattaaaaggttttttgtgtgaggtgttaaacaggatgcaatggttctaattttagaatatttaattagtatttttctatttatgtcattaatgtgcttttcccattgcattttttgattaaatgttaccccaagatatttaactttttcgctcctcttcaaaggaatacccatatagttgatagttttgttctcaactttttttaactggctgtggttgccgaaaaagattgtttcagttttgtccgtattaatagtcattttgttattattcagccagaggtcgacttgcgaaagttctaactcgacctgggagacaagggtatccaagtttttatgagacgaaataattattgtatcatctgcatatagatggtggtagtttgaattgatgacagattttaagtcatcaatatacaaaagaaagagcaggggccccaacacagatccctgcggcaccccaaaagcgtcttcatgaagcagatctgatcctgtgtcgtttacaagagtcagctgcattcggcccgttaagtaggactcgaaccagtcaaaggcagcatctctgatgccaaaacaccatagtttttttaacaaaattttatgatcaacagtgtcaaaagcttttttaaggtcaatgagcacagcacaaacaaagttatgttggtcgagctcagtaagaataaaatcagagacatcgactactgcagtttctgtggaaaagagttttcgaaatccggactgtctgtcattcaggaagttgtgctcagaaataaaatgagacatttgctcatgcactaacttttcaaaaattttcataggaattggcaaaatggagataggccgataattagtaggatctgttttattgccacttttaaaaataggcgagacccttttagtcttccaacatttaggtacataaccagtaaataaagatttgttgaaaagacttgataaataaatacttaaaactgacgaacctgcttttagcagtcgtgaaccaattccgtccaagcctgtagctttattaagttttagtgaactaattattttttcgacacttttggtctcaatacgagcccaccgaaaatcgtgtccgctaacaggtggattaacattagtagtgtcagaagaaaatttagaggctagtttggcaccaacactgacaaaaaatgaattgaatgtgttggaaatttcttttgggtgagaagtttctgtaccatcgttttggactactcgttttatcgaggtagtattgcctgacttatcaggaaccagtttttttagggttttccaaagttgttttggccgtttttgaaagtcctgcaaaacgtcattatagtactcgtttttgagtcgatttttgagacctattacctggttccttttttgtttgaaagcttcccagtctatgatggattttgtttttgatgctttccgtttcaagaagtctctttctttgatggctattattaattcatcagtgacccatgcctcaacacggccagaaaatctatgtgttttgaaaggggcatgtttgtcagccactgttttaacatttttattcagtttctcacatgcttcatcaaggtcatcataattattaaaatatgaccagtctaaattcctgaggtccttcagaaaagcctctttactgaagttcttgtagctacgaaccttgcatgttttaggttcaaattttggccttttgaattttctgatcacataaactaaattgtgatcactgatgcctaaatccatgacaccagttttagaaatacaagaactgttagaaagtatcaagtctataagagtgctactattttcagtaacacgagttggctccgtaatatgttgttttaggaaaagagtggagcataattcctttattttggaggaaagagcatattttgaaagcatgttacagttaaaatctcccaagataaaaacttctttttcttttgggagcttgttaaaacactgtttaaaatgagtacacaggttttcggtactctgcaaatcactacctccaggtggcctgtaaaccccacacacgtaaataggtttagtttttttcaggcacactttcacccatagtgattcaacattttcgaagtaaaggtgtttcaaaaggtggctatccaagttttcattaacaaaaattagaacacccccacctcgtctattccgatcattcctataacaaacatagccatcaattttaacgtcattgtcagtgatggtgtcatcaattttggtttcacagatggagaatacatcaagttttgtttgatgtagcagaagtttaacatagtctagtttggatgacagaccattaatgttgagatgggccatttttaagcccttcccatttctgattgcctcaaaatcaaagttttcatcaatagtaatattgatgttgtccggaatttcgtcaccaaatgactcctcattagcaaagggcaaattacgagaaagacagggactgcaaacgaaaaacagtttatcttcaggagtcttcataaattgttgatattttttgtcagaaatacgctcacattttttatgagcccataatccacacttgtcacaggaaagtgctttgtgtgtttttgccacaggttttaagcatgaagaacagggatacttaacaggacctgggttgaggcagatgtcccctgacaagaggattaaaaaatagaaatacttgtgcctgcttggcttaagttttgataaagccattaattttaattggagagtgagctggctttcagaaactctattgcaggcatcaagtgaagagatagaaaagaaactcctatctagtcgactcatttcgttgttgttgggtgagctacttttgaacgaaggttttgtattgctcaaaaatacaacgaacacaaaaatcagttttagcgtaaatgtggggtttcctacctgagtaaagttatttttaagtcgtagagagatcattctacggttatgtgctcttccaaaactatgtttgaaggatctaaggcaagcccatttccttacgatgttacacagaaggagcagcaggaacccacaacacagcaaagctaccatattagatgatagatggataaaaaactgactgggataaaaacaatttattaacaaaaacaataatttaaaaacttacaaaacaacagattaaaaaaatgaaaagataaaaatgaagtaaaaaaggcagtacaatatataataaatcaaaaaggacttagctgtcaaagcaggagctcttcaagctttagtcttcttttttctttcttcgacttAGCGCGCCAAGACCGGAGCGTTTTAGATACGTCCGACCTCAACGAGAGCTAAGCACGGAATCAAAAAGCGCAGAACAGAAAAGGTGGAAAGTTCACTTACAAATGGATCGGTCCATACACTATACAACCGATCTCGAAAAATGGTTTGGGCGCACTTACCAATTCGAAAGGAGTAACCTTAAAGAGCAAATACAATGTCATGTCATTTTTTTCGAATAAAGACCTCGTTAAAGATCCTGTGTCTCAACCAACCAGAGTCGTTGGAGATCCTGCGTCTCAACCAACCAAAATCGTTGAAGATCCTGCGTCTCAATCAACCGGAATCGTTGAAGATGCCGTGTCTCAACGAACCAGAATTGTTGAAGATCCCGTATCTCAATTAACCAGAATCGTTGGATCTCACACAGTAAAAGCAACGAAAACTCGATTTGATCAACTTCAAAATGAAATAGTGTTTAATGATTTTGGAACTAACAACAGCAAACCAAGATGTAATCACATATAACGCGTTATTAAATACAAGTGTGAGATTTTGATCCATTGTTAAAGAAAAGTAAAATGTTATCTTGCCTTGCGCTTACCTTACGACGACCTACTCGAACGGGcaacgacttcatttagcaccgggctaagtggtcccgacacacgacgtacaacataactaacaaccttcatactttatcgacataaaaagccgacagacgttcagtcatacttctccaaccaaatggacccgacaaatgaaaccgcattatccgacatcctctctatataacaaatacatattttttctgtcgatggtcataccaacgtaatatcgcataatactgcataatactgcataataccttcataattcataaaaaatacataaattttctgtcgatggccataccaacgtaatatcgcataatactgcataatactgcataataccttcataattcaaaaaaagtacttaaattttctgtcgatggccataacaacgtaatatcgcataatactgcataataccttcataattcataaaaaacacataaattttctgtcgatggccataccaacgtaatatcgcataatactgcataatactgcataatacctttataattcaaaaaaagtacataaattttctgtcgatggccataacaacgtaatatcgcataatactgcataatgccttcataatactctctgtcgttacataaaaaatacaaaaattttctgtcgatggccataccaacgtaatatcgcataatactgcataatgccttcataatactctctatcgttccataaaaaatacatattttttctgtcaataatccataaccaacgtaatatcgcataatactgcataatactgcataatacctttataattcaaaaaaagtacataaattttctgtcgatggccataacaacgtaatatcgcataatactgcataatactgcataatacctttataattcaaaaaaagtacataaattttctgtcgatggccataacaacgtaatatcgcataatactgcataataccttcataattcataaaaaacacataaattttctgtcgatggccataccaacgtaatatcgcataatactgcataatacctttataattcaaaaaaagtacttaaattttctgtcgatggccataacaacgtaatatcgcataatactgcataataccttcataattcataaaaaacacataaattttctgtcgatggccataccaacgtaatatcgcataatactgcataataccttcataatactctctgtcgttacataaaaaatacaaaaattttctgtcgatggccataccaacgtaatatcgcataatactgcataatgccttcataatactctctatcgttccataaaaaatacatattttttctgtcaataatccataaccaacgtaatatcgcataatactgcataatactgcataatacctttataattcaaaaaaagtacataaattttctgtcgatggccataacaacgtaatatcgcataatactgcataataccttcacaattcataaaaaacacataaattttctgtcgatggccataccaacgtaatatcgcataatactgcataatactgcataataccttcataattcataaaaaacacataaattttctgtcgatggccataccaacgtaatatcgcataatactgcataatactgcataatacctttataattcaaaaaaagtacttaaattttctgtcgatggccataccaacgtaatatcgcataatactgcataatactgcataatactgcataataccttcataattcataaaaaacacataaattttctgtcgatggccataccaacgtaatatcgcataatactgcataatactgcataatacctttataattcaaaaaaagtacttaaattttctgtcgatggccataacaacgtaatatcgcataatactgcataataccttcataattcataaaaaacacataaattttctgtcgatggccataccaacgtaatatcgcataatactgcataataccttcataatactctctgtcgttacataaaaaatacaaaaattttctgtcgatggccataccaacgtaatatcgcataatactgcataatgccttcataatactctctatcgttccataaaaaatacatattttttctgtcaataatccataaccaacgtaatatcgcataatactgcataatactgcataatacctttataattcaaaaaaagtacata belongs to Hydractinia symbiolongicarpus strain clone_291-10 chromosome 1, HSymV2.1, whole genome shotgun sequence and includes:
- the LOC130633180 gene encoding uncharacterized protein LOC130633180; protein product: MQLYFVESSILAMKIGCAKMSLVITLLFEYVFALRNKKILEIDCTKHKYAYFSTPDVLSMLVCYNGTQHIVECPPYQLYIPGFPHCTSAAKYKNNKDDLCAALTQKSKYITNPWNCHGFLACVNGRSRGNMQCALKYLVYNPYTERCEYPSQYKCRQI